The genomic stretch AATCTTCCAGGCCCGGTACTGAGAGCCCTCTGACCTTGGCGCCGTCATCCCAGCGGCGGAGGAGCACAGCCGTATGATGGAAGGGCTGGCTTTCAAACCGTGCCACTTCCTTGTCGCTCATCAGCCCTCCCTGCAGGGCAAAGCTCCTCTGTGAAGCGAGTGACAGGCCGTTGAAGTAATCGGGTTCGACGGTGCAGAGATAGCGCTTGGCGGGGACGTGCAGAAAGATCGGATCGGTAATCGCTCTGCCGAAAAACGGTTCCAGCTGCCGGGCGCCGACCGTTTCGTGTTCCCAGTCTTCGGAGAGGAAATCATCGTGTGCTTCGTGCTCGTTCATCAGGAAGTGGCCGATATCGTGCAGCAGGGCAGCGGTGATCTGTTCCATGCTGGCCTGACTGCTGCGGGCGAGTTGTGCGGCCTGCAGGGCATGTTCCAGTTGCGTGACTGCTTCATCGTAGTAGCTCTGTCCCTGTACCTGCATCAGTTCGAACAGGCCATCGACTCGCTGGTCAGGAGTCTTTTCGAGTGAGAGGACATCGTGCAGGGAGATTTCGATTTTTTCTTTCATGACCGTTCCACAGGCTTTCCGTTAAAATGGCCGATCTTACTGATCTGTAGTTTCTCGGCGCTGGTTTGTCCGATTTCCGCTAATGAACGTCGTTTATCTGCGTAGTATTCTTCACGCCGGTCTCCCTCCGCGAGTGCGTTGTAGGTGAGGTAAAGCGTGCGACGTGGTTGTTCTGTTTTGTTAGGTGGACTTTTATGGGGTGCGTACGAGCTGAAGAACAGGGCATCACCCGGCTGCATGGGCACCGGTTCCCAGTTCAGCGTTAAAGCGAACTCCGGTTCAATGCAGCCGTGTTCATCCAGGTGCAGCAGTCCCTGGCGATGCAGATCGGGGGCGAAGAACAGGCAGCCGTTTTCCGGAGTGGCTGCGTCGATGGCGATCGAACAGGTGATGTGATTGTGGATGAATTCGTAAGCGGGGGCATCCTGATGCGGGGCATAACCGCCCCCACCCGGATACTTGTAGTTGATCTTTTCTTTATAGAGGACCGCCGGTACGCCCATCAGTGAGCCCGCATATTCCGGTATCTTGCCCGAGGTGAGCAGTGTGCGGATGCCGGAGTGGAAGTCGAGCAGATACTCGGTGCGGGCAAGACGAATGCCGGCGGGAGTCTGTTCGAAGTGGTGCATCCACTGGTCATCGCTGGCGGGCCATTCGCTGATTTCCTCGACCCACTCCTGCAGATTCCGGGTTTCATCGGGCGTGAGAAAGCCGGGCAGTTTGAGGTAGCCGGTCTGCTGCCACTGGTCCTGTTGTGCGCGGGTGATGCTGATAGTCATGATACGATACCTGTGTTGGTGCCTAAGCGATTGTCGGTTTCGAGGTTGAGCTGCGGTGCCGGCGCGGGTTGGCTGACCGACTGTCGCAGATGGAAATAACGGATGACGTACAAGGTGCCTGCAATGGAGAGGGGCGAGATGATCAACGCCAGCCAGAAGAGCAGGGCGACGAAATCGAGGTTGTTAGCGAACACCAGGTTGACGGTCGCCATTAAAATCACGGTGCTGAGATAGCCAGCGAAATCGCCCAGGTAAAGCAGGTAGCCGACATTGCTCTTATAGCGGAGCATAGCGATGACCCGTTCGTAAATCGTGGTGTGAAAGAGGACATACGGGACGTAGAGGCTGATGCCGATCAGCACCATGAACTGGAACGCCGCCTGTTCGGTCCAACTGGTGGTGCCCCAATAGTAGAGCGTGGTGCCCAGGGCGGTCGCGAAGCCGATTCCTGTCAGGAGCATGCCTGTAAAAAAGGCGCGATAGTTCGCTCCGATAAAGACGGCAATCGCACTGAGGGCGACGACCACCGCGGCGACCAGGGTTTCGGACTGCGCGAAGATGGCCGGTTTTTCGATGCCAAACCCGGACCAGATTTCGGCTGCGTAATCGTCGCGGACGCTGCGGAACAGCGTGAGCAGGACCATCAGCAGGATCAGCACAGTCAGGCCGCCGGCATGGTTCCGAAAAAACTGGCGACGTTCTGCACCATTAAAGGGGGAACGCACTGCGCGGGCCGAAATGTCACGTTCCCCGGGGGGCGGGATCTGCTGCAGCATCCAGACACCCACCAGGAGTGGCAGCCAGAACAGGCCGCCTGTGGCGAACGGCATCCAGAATTCCGACACGCCGTAGTTCTGCATCAGGACTGCGCCGACGGTTTTGACGGTACCCGAGGCCATGATGAAGCTGGCACACAGACCGGCGGCCATGGCTTCGGTCACGCGTCTCCCTTCCAGAAACGCGAAGACACACCCAAAGACCATGCCCAGCGGCAGCCCGTTCAGGAACAGAAACAGCGGTTTGAGCCAGTAGGGAGCGACGGCATAAGGAAGCAGGGCCAGATGTGCGATGGCAATCAGCGAAAGAATCATGGCGGCGCGGCGGTTGGCGCTCATCTCTGAAATGACCTTGATGCCGATCAGTTTGGAGAGAGCGTAGCCGCTGATCTGCGCGAACAGGAGAATGACTTTATAGCCGAGTCCCCAGAAGACGAGGTCTTCATACTGCGCCACCGTAAACGGTTTACGGAAGGCGTACATGCAGAAATAAGTCGTAAAGGCAGCGATCACAGACCAGAGGGTCAGAACCCCCTGATGACTCTGTTCCAGACGCGTCGAGATGTACCGTGATCGAAATCGCATGGAGCGTCTTTTCGCGAAGCTGATAGCGGACAATGAATCAGCTTCGAGATGGTACAGTACACGCGTGAAGGGCTGATGACGGGGATGTGAATAGCCGATGAAGGGCTGGTGTCACAGTGGCCCCGGTCGTCAAGCAGGATCAGGTATCACTCAAAGTGCTGGCAACGTCGGTGCGGTAGGCGGTCATCGCGGGGATGAAGCCGACCAGTGAGGCCAGAACGACTAATACCGGCAGCAGGATCAGTTCAACTGAGCTGAAAGCGAACGGATTGATCAGCAGTCCGCTGCGGGCTTCGATGATCGGGGCGGCGGCGAAGACCAGACCGTGTCCGAGCAGGATACCCAGGATACCCCCTCCCAGACAGAGCAGAACGGATTCGCTGAGAATGATGGTGAAGACTGCAGTGCGGCCGGCCCCCAGGGCCCGCATGATGGCGATCTCCCGTTTACGGTCGGCCATTGAGTTGTAGATGCTGACAAAAATGCTGACGCCGGAGACGACGATGATCAGGCTCGTCAGGATGATGAGCATCGTGCGTACGTTGCCTACGATGTTGATCATCAGCCAGCTGATCTGCTGAATTGGATTGACAGCCTGGGCCTTGTTACCTTCCTTGAGTTCGGACTGGAGCTTGATCGTTGAAAAGCCGCGGAGGCGATCACCTTTCATCTGGACCAGAATCGCAGTCACCTCTTTCTGCGCGTCGGGAACTTCGTGCCCGTGATCGTGTCCATGGTCGTGACCGCTGTGATCATGATGATCGTGGCCGGCGTTTTCTTTGAGGATTTTCTGCAGTTCGGCTTCGTCGATTTTTTCACCAAAGAATTCGGCTTCACGGCGGAGTGCTTCTTCCAGCGGTTTTTCGTGACCGGAAACCTGGTAGAACCCACGCAGGTTGACAAAGACAGTACGGTCGTTCGGCGTGCCCGTTGGTGCGAGGATTCCGACGATCTTGAATTTTTCATCGTGGACGTGACCACTCTCCGCGGAGCCGTGAATCAACTGAAATTCATCTCCCATTTTCCAGTTGTTCTGTTTCGCGACAGCAGAACCGATGACGGCATCCCAGGTCCCGGGCAGGAACTTGCCATCCTTATTGATGCGGAAGTGCCGCCCCGGGATGTATTCCAGGGCGAAGTAACGTGGAATGGTGCCGACAATCGGAAAGCCGCCTTCCTCCGTGACATCGCCGATCGCGAAAGGGATGGCTTCTTCGATACGGGGATCTTTTTTCAGTTCTTCGTAGTAGCGGTAGGGGAGATTCTCAATCGGGGCACCGACGCGGAAGACGGTATTCAACACGAGTTGAAGCGGGCTGCCCTTGGGACCGACGATGAGGTCGTAGCCGCTGGCGGTCTGGTTAAACATCTTGTCGATGACGCCGTTGATGACCAGAACGGAGATCATCAGCGTCACACCCAGGGCCACGCTGAGGGCCGTCAGTGCAGAGGCGAGGCGACGTTGTTTGATGCTTTTCCAGGCGATGGTCAGTGTATTCATAATGAGAATCTACTTTGTAGTCGGTTCGCTGAGAAGAAAATAAGAAACGAAAAACCAGGACGAATCAAACCTGTGCGTGGACCTTGTTGAAGTCGGTCAGCGTTTCAACCCGCTCGAACTGGCTGGCGACCTCCTGAGAGTGGGTGACCAGCAGCATGGCGATCTGGTGCTGAGTGCAGGCGTCGCGGAGCAGTTTGAGGATGGTTTCCTGATTGCCGACATCGACGTTCGCCGTCGGTTCGTCTGCCAGCAGCAGTTTGGGTTGATTGGCCAGGGCCCGCGCGACGGCGACGCGTTGCTGTTCCCCGACGGACATCTGTTTGGGGCGGTGATGCAGGCGATGCTCAAGTCCCACGAGGGCCAGGAGTTCTTTCGCCCGGTCGCGGCTCGCTTTTTTTCGCGAGAAGCTCATGCCGAGCAGGACGTTTTCCAGGGCTGAGAAGGCGGGGAGCAGATTGAAGGTCTGGAAGACGAAGCCGATGCGTTCGGCGCGAAAGCGGTCGCGGACGACTTCGGGCATGGAAGCGATTTCGGTTCCCGCGATAGTGACTTTCCCGCTGTCGGCGGTGGTGATGCCGGAAATGACGTTGAGCAGTGTCGATTTCCCCGAGCCACTCTCGCCGATGAGAACAACCTGTTCCTGTTCTTTGACTTCAAAGCGTTCGATATCCAGGATGGGGAGTGTCGAGCCATCCGGTTCGCGGTAGCTCTTTTTGACATTTTCCAATAGCAGGGACATGCTGACCTCGTCTGGTGGGAATCTGGCCATGCCGCAAACCGTGGTTCCGGCGTCAGGCCGTATTGTTTGTTTTTGCAAATGTTATGCAATTAGCCGGGTGTTGCCTAGGGTTGTTCTGTCAAATCTTCCTGATTCCTGCGGAACACAGTGAGCCGCGGGTCGGATCTTAAACAATTATTAATATATGACTTACGTCTCCCCGGTGGCAAGTCGGTTTTCACAGAATCGCCGTAGGCTTAATCAGGATGATTTGCTATAGTCCCGACTCTCTGATTTTAACCGAAGCGTATCCGTATTGTGAATCAAGGATGATGGCAAGATGCGAAGTCGTAACCGGGGTCGATGGATTACTCCTTTTCGTTTCATCATGGTAACTGGACTGGGAATTCTGGGCGCGGTCGCCTGGAAAATGGATCTGCTGCCGTTCCAGGTGAGCAGTGCTCCCACAGGTGCGCTGCACGAACAGGAGACTGCAGACAAGTCGTCCGGCAAGACGACTGTGCAGCCGGAAGAATATAAAGAACCGGTCCTGGAAGAAGCCACGATTCTGGCACAGTCGGAGCCGCCTGCGGAGGAACTCTCAGACGGGGATGACAACCAGCGTCTGTTCCGCAAAAGCGAAGTGGAAATGCCCCGGGTTTACACGCGTACGTTGAACGGGGCGATCGTGGAAGCGGAGACCTCCGTCGATCCGCTGTTCGCAGAAACCGAACCCCCGGCCCAATTCAAAGGGGCCGCTCGTCCTGTTGAACCACTGCCCGAACCGACGGCTGCCATGCCTGAGCCCAACGCACCCGCGAAGCTGAATCCCCCCGAGGGGATCAAGCGGGCCAGCAATCCTGTAATCAAGACTGCGAAACATGCCAGCTATAAAGAAGAGATAGGTGGTGAAGCCGCCAAACAGGCCGTACCCGATCTGATTGCGATTGACGAACTGATTTCACAACGGAAAATCATCGAGGCTCACAAGCGGTTGTCCAAAATTTACTGGGATCAGCCTGAAGTCTATCCGGTTATTAAATCACGCATTGAAGAGACGGCGCGGATGATCTACTTCGCACCGCAGCCGCATTTCATGAAGCCTTACGAGATTGAGCCCGGCGATCAATTGCGGAAAGTCGCGCAGCAGTACGGCATCACCTGGGAATACCTGGCGAAGCTGAACCAGATCGATCCCAAGCGGATCCGTCCGGGGCAGAAGCTCAAAGTAATCAAAGGACCCTTTCATGTGTTCGTTGATTTGAGCGACTTCACACTCACGGTGCATTCACACGGTTACTTCGTCAAACGCTATACGATTGGTACCGGCAAGGATCATTCGACGCCGACAGGCAAATTTGTCGTTAAGGACAAGCTGGTCGATCCGACGTATTACGGTCCGGATGGTGTGATTGCCAATGATGATCCGACCAATCCCCTGGGCGAACGCTGGATTGATATCGGCGACAGCTACGGAATTCACGGCACGATTGATCCGGCATCGATTGGCAAAGCGGAGTCCAAAGGGTGCGTGCGGATGCAGAATGACGATGTGGCCGAGGTTTACGATCTGCTGGGTTTTGGCTCGGAAGTCGTGATTCGCCCCTGATTTCAGAGAGATTCGTACCAGCTGGGAATTCTTTGCCTGCAGTCCGTTTGAATGTTGAATTCGACCCTGTAGAATACGTGTGTTT from Gimesia chilikensis encodes the following:
- a CDS encoding L,D-transpeptidase family protein; amino-acid sequence: MRSRNRGRWITPFRFIMVTGLGILGAVAWKMDLLPFQVSSAPTGALHEQETADKSSGKTTVQPEEYKEPVLEEATILAQSEPPAEELSDGDDNQRLFRKSEVEMPRVYTRTLNGAIVEAETSVDPLFAETEPPAQFKGAARPVEPLPEPTAAMPEPNAPAKLNPPEGIKRASNPVIKTAKHASYKEEIGGEAAKQAVPDLIAIDELISQRKIIEAHKRLSKIYWDQPEVYPVIKSRIEETARMIYFAPQPHFMKPYEIEPGDQLRKVAQQYGITWEYLAKLNQIDPKRIRPGQKLKVIKGPFHVFVDLSDFTLTVHSHGYFVKRYTIGTGKDHSTPTGKFVVKDKLVDPTYYGPDGVIANDDPTNPLGERWIDIGDSYGIHGTIDPASIGKAESKGCVRMQNDDVAEVYDLLGFGSEVVIRP
- a CDS encoding hydroxymethylphosphonate dioxygenase — translated: MKEKIEISLHDVLSLEKTPDQRVDGLFELMQVQGQSYYDEAVTQLEHALQAAQLARSSQASMEQITAALLHDIGHFLMNEHEAHDDFLSEDWEHETVGARQLEPFFGRAITDPIFLHVPAKRYLCTVEPDYFNGLSLASQRSFALQGGLMSDKEVARFESQPFHHTAVLLRRWDDGAKVRGLSVPGLEDYRVEVLSCLEH
- a CDS encoding ABC transporter permease; this encodes MNTLTIAWKSIKQRRLASALTALSVALGVTLMISVLVINGVIDKMFNQTASGYDLIVGPKGSPLQLVLNTVFRVGAPIENLPYRYYEELKKDPRIEEAIPFAIGDVTEEGGFPIVGTIPRYFALEYIPGRHFRINKDGKFLPGTWDAVIGSAVAKQNNWKMGDEFQLIHGSAESGHVHDEKFKIVGILAPTGTPNDRTVFVNLRGFYQVSGHEKPLEEALRREAEFFGEKIDEAELQKILKENAGHDHHDHSGHDHGHDHGHEVPDAQKEVTAILVQMKGDRLRGFSTIKLQSELKEGNKAQAVNPIQQISWLMINIVGNVRTMLIILTSLIIVVSGVSIFVSIYNSMADRKREIAIMRALGAGRTAVFTIILSESVLLCLGGGILGILLGHGLVFAAAPIIEARSGLLINPFAFSSVELILLPVLVVLASLVGFIPAMTAYRTDVASTLSDT
- a CDS encoding DUF5690 family protein — encoded protein: MRFRSRYISTRLEQSHQGVLTLWSVIAAFTTYFCMYAFRKPFTVAQYEDLVFWGLGYKVILLFAQISGYALSKLIGIKVISEMSANRRAAMILSLIAIAHLALLPYAVAPYWLKPLFLFLNGLPLGMVFGCVFAFLEGRRVTEAMAAGLCASFIMASGTVKTVGAVLMQNYGVSEFWMPFATGGLFWLPLLVGVWMLQQIPPPGERDISARAVRSPFNGAERRQFFRNHAGGLTVLILLMVLLTLFRSVRDDYAAEIWSGFGIEKPAIFAQSETLVAAVVVALSAIAVFIGANYRAFFTGMLLTGIGFATALGTTLYYWGTTSWTEQAAFQFMVLIGISLYVPYVLFHTTIYERVIAMLRYKSNVGYLLYLGDFAGYLSTVILMATVNLVFANNLDFVALLFWLALIISPLSIAGTLYVIRYFHLRQSVSQPAPAPQLNLETDNRLGTNTGIVS
- a CDS encoding ABC transporter ATP-binding protein, which produces MSLLLENVKKSYREPDGSTLPILDIERFEVKEQEQVVLIGESGSGKSTLLNVISGITTADSGKVTIAGTEIASMPEVVRDRFRAERIGFVFQTFNLLPAFSALENVLLGMSFSRKKASRDRAKELLALVGLEHRLHHRPKQMSVGEQQRVAVARALANQPKLLLADEPTANVDVGNQETILKLLRDACTQHQIAMLLVTHSQEVASQFERVETLTDFNKVHAQV
- a CDS encoding methylphosphonate hydroxylase, whose translation is MTISITRAQQDQWQQTGYLKLPGFLTPDETRNLQEWVEEISEWPASDDQWMHHFEQTPAGIRLARTEYLLDFHSGIRTLLTSGKIPEYAGSLMGVPAVLYKEKINYKYPGGGGYAPHQDAPAYEFIHNHITCSIAIDAATPENGCLFFAPDLHRQGLLHLDEHGCIEPEFALTLNWEPVPMQPGDALFFSSYAPHKSPPNKTEQPRRTLYLTYNALAEGDRREEYYADKRRSLAEIGQTSAEKLQISKIGHFNGKPVERS